A genomic segment from Lignipirellula cremea encodes:
- a CDS encoding acyl-CoA thioesterase yields the protein MTEQAETERYLALQAVMMPRDTNVHGTIFGGVLLSYIDQAGAVGARRAIQMRGSSVDAVVTVAMNGVEFHQPVFVGDVVAFYSQVTKIGRTSITVDVVVEADRNQEPVLLTQAKVVYVAVKLVDGSPIPIPIFDEA from the coding sequence ATGACGGAGCAAGCCGAGACCGAGCGTTATCTGGCGCTACAGGCCGTGATGATGCCGCGCGATACGAACGTGCACGGCACCATCTTTGGCGGCGTGCTGCTGAGTTACATCGACCAGGCCGGCGCCGTCGGGGCCCGCCGGGCGATCCAGATGCGCGGCTCGTCGGTGGACGCCGTGGTCACCGTGGCGATGAACGGGGTCGAATTCCATCAGCCGGTTTTTGTCGGCGATGTGGTCGCTTTTTATAGTCAAGTGACGAAGATCGGCCGCACTTCGATCACGGTCGATGTGGTCGTAGAGGCTGACCGGAACCAGGAACCCGTGCTGCTCACCCAGGCGAAAGTCGTCTACGTGGCCGTCAAACTGGTCGACGGCTCCCCCATCCCGATACCGATCTTTGACGAAGCGTAA